A region from the Janthinobacterium agaricidamnosum genome encodes:
- a CDS encoding DUF3579 domain-containing protein — MAELSQKTGELSDEFFILGLTSNGKQFRPSDWAERLCGVMSCFNPDGGGRNAHLQYSPYVRPTVVNGVKSVVVNTKLREIEPMAFHFVREFAKDNDLQIVEACFLPPPEEK, encoded by the coding sequence ATGGCCGAGTTATCTCAAAAAACAGGGGAACTCTCAGACGAGTTCTTCATCCTTGGTCTCACCAGCAATGGCAAGCAATTCCGACCCAGCGATTGGGCCGAGCGCCTTTGCGGAGTGATGTCCTGTTTCAATCCCGACGGCGGCGGGCGCAATGCGCACCTCCAGTATTCGCCCTACGTGCGCCCGACCGTCGTCAATGGCGTCAAGTCGGTGGTGGTCAACACCAAGCTGCGCGAGATCGAGCCGATGGCGTTTCACTTCGTGCGCGAATTTGCCAAGGATAACGACCTGCAGATCGTCGAAGCCTGCTTCTTGCCGCCCCCAGAAGAAAAGTAA
- a CDS encoding CBS domain-containing protein, with product MRIGDICTLHTIHCQRDTSVQDAALLMRQHHVGDLIVAEQPNGERVPIGILTDRDIVISVIALGLDPASLLVGDIMSAQLLTASEDEDVYDIIERMRVNGIRRLPVVNSLGALSGVVSIDDLLAFLAQEMAELARISSGQLVHEKRTRK from the coding sequence ATGCGCATCGGCGACATCTGTACCCTGCATACCATCCATTGCCAGCGTGACACCAGCGTGCAAGACGCCGCGCTGCTGATGCGCCAGCACCACGTGGGCGACCTGATCGTGGCCGAACAGCCGAACGGCGAGCGCGTCCCCATCGGCATCCTCACCGACCGCGATATCGTCATTTCCGTCATCGCCCTCGGTCTCGACCCCGCCAGCCTGCTGGTGGGCGACATCATGAGCGCGCAGCTGCTCACCGCCAGCGAAGACGAAGACGTCTACGACATCATCGAACGCATGCGCGTCAACGGCATCCGCCGCCTGCCCGTGGTCAACAGCCTGGGCGCGCTTTCCGGCGTCGTCAGCATCGACGACTTGCTGGCCTTCCTGGCCCAGGAAATGGCCGAGCTGGCGCGCATCAGCAGCGGCCAGCTGGTCCACGAAAAGCGCACCAGAAAGTAA
- a CDS encoding AraC family transcriptional regulator: MHYLAKALWYIESHYADDLSLGDIAHVGGASPCHLTRAFGLATGHSVMRYVRARRLSEAARALAQGAQDILAVALEAGYGSHEAFTRAFRDQFHVTPEMVRAQRHVANLALVGAIKMDVAPGVPLAPPRFEQGPALLVAGLVERYCAESSAGIPALWQRFLPHVAPGQLVYGVCCNNDDAGNFDYLCAMPVADFSQAPDGWARLRIAPQRYAVFHHRGHISTIRGTWHTVWNEWLPQSGLEVADAPDFERYDRQFDPASGVGGVEIWLPLKA, from the coding sequence ATGCACTATCTGGCCAAGGCACTCTGGTATATCGAATCGCATTATGCGGACGATCTCTCGCTCGGCGATATCGCCCACGTGGGCGGCGCCTCGCCCTGCCATCTGACGCGCGCGTTCGGCCTGGCCACGGGCCACTCCGTGATGCGCTATGTGCGGGCGCGCCGGCTCAGCGAGGCGGCGCGCGCGCTGGCCCAGGGCGCGCAAGACATCCTTGCCGTCGCCCTGGAGGCCGGCTACGGTTCCCATGAAGCCTTTACGCGAGCCTTCCGCGACCAGTTCCACGTCACGCCGGAAATGGTGCGGGCCCAGCGCCACGTCGCCAACCTGGCGCTGGTGGGAGCGATCAAAATGGATGTGGCGCCGGGCGTGCCTTTGGCGCCGCCCCGTTTCGAGCAAGGGCCCGCCTTGCTGGTGGCGGGCCTCGTTGAGCGGTATTGCGCGGAATCGTCTGCCGGCATCCCCGCCCTGTGGCAGCGCTTCCTGCCCCATGTGGCGCCCGGCCAGCTCGTGTATGGCGTGTGCTGCAACAATGACGACGCGGGCAATTTCGACTACCTGTGCGCCATGCCGGTGGCCGACTTTTCCCAGGCTCCCGACGGCTGGGCGCGGCTGCGCATCGCGCCGCAGCGCTACGCCGTGTTTCATCACCGCGGCCACATTTCCACCATCCGCGGCACCTGGCATACGGTGTGGAACGAGTGGCTGCCGCAGTCGGGGCTGGAAGTGGCCGACGCGCCCGATTTTGAGCGCTACGACCGGCAATTCGATCCCGCCAGCGGCGTCGGTGGCGTGGAAATCTGGCTTCCCCTGAAAGCATGA
- a CDS encoding carbon-nitrogen hydrolase family protein translates to MSMPDTLSAPALFAGTTALRRRLSQTAAALAAGLPLYWVLGPQPLGPLAWCAPLPVLWLALRSSRRDAAWMTFLAAVLGLSSNFSYFRLLMPLPAVLAVITVKALLWLLVVLATRRLVLRYRASWTVLGYPVLWVAIDTLMAALLPDGNWGSLAYSQADNVAILQVAALAGVPGLLFLLCLAPSALALLLAGGRAYAPAAGATLLLLAATFAGGAWRVQGAPAASGPLAGLVAIDDFIGPATPPARAQAVWDQYVRHIEQLAGQGARLVLLPEKIAVLAPAQADAVRQRFQALARGTGAWITLGIGVQDAAGRRNLAWLFAPDGAAPVSYQKHHLAPPERDFLAGSAYAVQPVAGLAMGLAICKDMHFAPLGQAYGAAGAQAMLVPAWDFQLDGWMGARMTVVRGVENGYAVLRAAREGVLTVSDAYGRVLAERASSAMPGSTLLVPLPAHPSVATWAGWLGPLFGWLCVTLGVMLLCTGRRAMPSS, encoded by the coding sequence ATGAGCATGCCCGATACCTTGTCTGCGCCGGCCCTGTTCGCCGGCACCACCGCGCTGCGCCGTCGCCTGTCGCAAACCGCCGCCGCGCTGGCGGCGGGCCTGCCCCTGTACTGGGTGCTTGGGCCACAGCCGCTGGGCCCGCTGGCCTGGTGCGCGCCGCTGCCCGTGCTGTGGCTGGCCCTGCGCTCGTCGCGCCGCGACGCGGCCTGGATGACCTTCCTGGCGGCCGTGCTGGGTCTGTCATCCAACTTCAGTTATTTTCGCCTGCTCATGCCCTTGCCGGCCGTCCTGGCCGTGATCACCGTCAAGGCACTGCTGTGGCTGCTGGTAGTGCTGGCCACGCGGCGCCTCGTGCTGCGTTACCGGGCGTCGTGGACGGTGCTGGGGTACCCCGTGCTGTGGGTGGCTATCGATACCCTGATGGCGGCCTTGCTGCCCGATGGTAACTGGGGCAGCCTTGCGTATTCGCAAGCGGACAATGTTGCCATATTGCAGGTAGCAGCCCTGGCCGGCGTGCCTGGCCTGCTGTTTCTGCTGTGCCTGGCGCCGTCCGCGCTGGCCTTGCTGCTGGCCGGCGGACGTGCGTATGCACCAGCGGCGGGGGCGACGTTGCTGCTGCTGGCGGCCACGTTCGCCGGTGGCGCCTGGCGCGTGCAGGGCGCACCGGCAGCAAGCGGGCCACTGGCGGGACTGGTGGCCATCGACGACTTCATCGGCCCGGCCACGCCGCCGGCACGCGCGCAAGCCGTCTGGGACCAGTACGTGCGCCACATCGAACAGCTGGCCGGGCAGGGCGCCAGGCTGGTGCTGTTGCCGGAAAAGATAGCGGTGCTGGCGCCCGCGCAGGCGGATGCCGTGCGGCAGCGTTTCCAGGCGCTGGCGCGCGGCACGGGTGCGTGGATTACCCTGGGCATCGGCGTGCAAGACGCTGCCGGCCGGCGCAACCTGGCCTGGCTGTTCGCGCCCGATGGCGCCGCGCCCGTCAGCTATCAAAAACATCACCTGGCGCCGCCCGAGCGCGATTTTCTTGCCGGCAGCGCGTATGCCGTGCAGCCGGTGGCGGGTCTGGCCATGGGCCTGGCCATCTGCAAGGACATGCATTTCGCGCCCCTGGGGCAGGCGTATGGCGCGGCCGGGGCGCAGGCGATGCTGGTGCCGGCCTGGGATTTTCAGCTGGACGGCTGGATGGGCGCGCGCATGACGGTGGTGCGCGGCGTGGAAAACGGTTATGCCGTGCTGCGCGCGGCGCGCGAGGGGGTACTGACGGTCAGCGACGCGTATGGCCGCGTGCTGGCGGAACGGGCCAGCAGCGCCATGCCGGGCAGCACCTTGCTGGTGCCGCTGCCGGCGCACCCGTCCGTCGCCACCTGGGCTGGATGGCTGGGGCCGCTGTTCGGCTGGCTCTGCGTGACACTGGGCGTGATGCTGCTGTGTACGGGACGCCGCGCCATGCCTTCTTCCTGA
- a CDS encoding GntR family transcriptional regulator, giving the protein MTTLAHIMQGLGQTSSLPLYQQLQRALREAIDKRILGPDEALPAERQLASDLAVSRITVRKAIDGLVNEGLLVRRPGSGNFINTRIEKNFAKLTSFSEDMRARGRTPRSVWLKRAEGTVTPEEALRLRLSPGAPVYRFHRIRYADEIPMCLEYATIVASCLPALDAVDVSMYDALEQAGNRPVRALQRLSALLLTGEQASLLQAEEGDAGLSVERLGFLRDGRAVEFCRSYFRGDMYDFVAELSTN; this is encoded by the coding sequence ATGACAACCCTGGCTCACATCATGCAAGGCCTGGGGCAGACGAGTAGCCTGCCCCTGTACCAGCAACTGCAGCGCGCGCTGCGCGAAGCGATCGACAAGCGCATCCTCGGCCCCGACGAAGCCCTGCCGGCCGAGCGCCAGCTGGCCAGCGACCTGGCCGTGTCGCGCATCACCGTGCGCAAGGCCATCGATGGCCTCGTCAACGAAGGCTTGCTGGTGCGGCGCCCCGGCTCAGGCAATTTCATCAATACGCGCATCGAAAAAAACTTCGCCAAACTGACCTCGTTTTCCGAGGACATGCGGGCGCGCGGACGCACGCCGCGAAGTGTGTGGCTCAAGCGCGCAGAGGGCACCGTGACGCCGGAAGAGGCCTTGCGCCTGCGGCTGTCGCCGGGCGCGCCCGTGTACCGCTTCCACCGCATCCGCTATGCGGACGAAATACCGATGTGCCTGGAATACGCGACCATCGTCGCCAGTTGCCTGCCGGCGCTCGACGCCGTCGACGTGTCGATGTACGACGCGCTGGAACAGGCGGGCAACCGGCCCGTGCGCGCCCTGCAGCGCCTCAGCGCGCTGTTGCTGACGGGCGAGCAGGCCAGCCTGCTGCAGGCGGAGGAAGGCGACGCGGGCTTGTCGGTGGAAAGGCTGGGCTTTTTGCGCGATGGCCGCGCCGTGGAATTTTGCCGCTCCTACTTCCGCGGCGATATGTATGACTTCGTGGCTGAATTAAGTACCAATTAA
- a CDS encoding TonB-dependent receptor, with translation MKRNLTPAAAVVKSGSRSRTPIAAAVAVMVAGLALSAQAQEAPADDVATVVTVTGVRASLEKSLKQKRNADSVVEVVTAEDIGKMPDRNVADAIQRLPGVNTQSSAGGEGGFGENDRVSLRGTSPSLQQTLFNGHAISTGDWFVLNQFGGNVGRSSSFSLLPSELVSSVVVKKSATADLVEGGVSGAIDVITRRPLEFKNKLTAEGSIQANYNDLSEKTQPQFSGMVNWKNDDNTLGIMVQGFSQKSEVRRDGQEILGYTAISADKAAAQAHPELVGVLAPTFIGASFFQQKKTREGGAFDIEFKPNKDLTLDLNGFYSQLKAPHSNTNHLAAPSGSINAGMVPTSYTVRNNTLVAANFTKNAGEVDNIYRPDAGGETYYLDFNFKYRASKDLTFTGKLGKTHGVGYDRDDVYYQNKVDGGMNYALNGMSPATVSYPGGTTTAPLGTAWIGGGESQSVDKELYTQIDGELRLSSGIWDSIKFGARFTDHKRTAEHPFETGPGATGLDSAGPIWNGTQYPGNFASNLGGNLPTNYFRYDGDALAKWAAIPGNRNPDRVARHNWRDEFKLQEKTQAVYGMANLTGDNWSGNFGVRAVHTKQSTTVNASGGPITGSAFGAYSQNTYDRSYNDFLPSANIKFDVRNDLVVRAALAKTIARPDYSALGGAVSLNEDSLSGTKGNINLNPVRSNNAEVSAEWYFAPKSAVSAGIFYMDLNSIVAQRNVNATYFNTKVGADRVFQVTESYNTKGKNKGVELSYQQPVFGDFGVLANYTYADGKLNDGSELLNASKNTYNLTAFYEAHGFSARLAYNYRSAYKAGVDRGASQHVDDSSTLAGSLNYKINEHFTITFDALNLTNETIKMYAENKDQPRAFYSNGRTFYLGLRGKL, from the coding sequence ATGAAACGCAATTTGACACCTGCAGCTGCCGTCGTGAAATCCGGTTCGCGTAGCCGTACGCCGATCGCTGCGGCCGTTGCCGTGATGGTCGCCGGTCTGGCCTTATCGGCGCAGGCGCAGGAAGCGCCGGCCGACGACGTGGCCACCGTGGTGACGGTGACCGGCGTGCGTGCCTCGCTGGAAAAATCGCTGAAGCAAAAACGTAATGCGGATTCCGTGGTGGAAGTGGTGACGGCCGAAGATATCGGCAAGATGCCTGACCGTAACGTGGCTGACGCGATCCAGCGCCTGCCAGGTGTGAATACCCAATCGTCTGCCGGTGGCGAAGGCGGCTTCGGCGAAAACGATCGCGTCAGCCTGCGCGGCACCAGCCCCAGCTTGCAGCAAACCCTGTTCAACGGCCACGCCATCAGCACCGGCGACTGGTTCGTGCTGAACCAATTCGGCGGCAACGTGGGCCGCAGCAGCAGTTTTTCCTTGCTGCCATCCGAGCTGGTGAGCTCGGTAGTGGTGAAAAAGAGCGCCACCGCTGATCTGGTGGAAGGTGGCGTGTCCGGTGCGATCGACGTGATCACGCGCCGCCCCCTGGAGTTCAAGAACAAGCTTACGGCTGAAGGCTCGATTCAGGCCAACTACAATGACCTGTCGGAGAAAACCCAGCCGCAATTCTCCGGTATGGTGAACTGGAAAAACGACGACAATACGCTGGGGATCATGGTGCAGGGTTTCTCGCAAAAGTCGGAAGTGCGTCGTGATGGCCAGGAAATCCTCGGTTACACGGCGATTTCGGCCGACAAGGCTGCTGCGCAGGCGCATCCTGAGCTGGTGGGCGTACTGGCCCCTACCTTCATAGGCGCGAGTTTCTTCCAGCAAAAGAAAACCCGCGAGGGTGGTGCGTTTGACATCGAGTTCAAGCCGAATAAGGATCTGACGCTGGATTTGAATGGATTCTATTCGCAATTGAAGGCGCCGCATTCGAATACCAACCACCTGGCCGCGCCGAGTGGCTCGATCAATGCGGGGATGGTGCCGACGTCCTACACGGTGCGCAATAATACGCTCGTGGCGGCGAACTTCACGAAGAATGCCGGTGAGGTCGACAATATTTATCGCCCGGACGCAGGCGGTGAAACGTACTATCTGGACTTCAACTTCAAGTACCGCGCCAGCAAGGACCTGACCTTCACCGGCAAGCTGGGCAAGACCCATGGCGTGGGCTACGACCGTGATGATGTGTACTACCAAAACAAGGTCGATGGCGGTATGAACTATGCGCTCAATGGCATGAGTCCGGCTACCGTTTCCTATCCGGGCGGCACGACCACGGCGCCATTGGGTACGGCGTGGATCGGTGGCGGGGAATCGCAGTCGGTCGACAAGGAACTGTATACCCAGATTGATGGCGAATTGCGCCTGTCGAGCGGCATTTGGGATTCCATCAAGTTTGGCGCACGCTTCACCGACCATAAACGTACCGCCGAGCACCCATTTGAAACGGGTCCTGGCGCGACAGGTCTGGACAGTGCCGGCCCCATCTGGAACGGTACGCAGTATCCGGGTAATTTCGCTTCCAACCTGGGCGGCAATTTGCCTACCAACTATTTCCGCTATGACGGCGATGCCCTGGCAAAATGGGCGGCGATTCCGGGCAACCGCAATCCTGACCGCGTCGCTCGCCACAACTGGCGCGATGAATTCAAGCTGCAGGAAAAAACCCAGGCAGTCTACGGTATGGCCAATCTGACCGGCGATAACTGGAGCGGTAACTTCGGCGTGCGCGCCGTCCATACCAAGCAGTCCACGACGGTGAATGCCAGCGGCGGTCCGATCACAGGTTCCGCATTTGGCGCCTACTCGCAAAACACTTATGATCGCAGCTATAACGACTTCCTGCCTAGCGCCAACATCAAGTTTGATGTCCGCAACGATCTCGTTGTGCGCGCGGCATTGGCCAAGACCATTGCGCGCCCTGACTATAGCGCGTTGGGCGGCGCCGTATCGCTGAATGAGGATTCCCTGAGTGGTACCAAGGGCAACATTAACCTCAATCCTGTGCGTTCGAACAATGCCGAAGTCAGCGCCGAGTGGTATTTCGCGCCAAAATCGGCGGTCTCGGCCGGCATCTTCTACATGGATTTGAATTCGATCGTGGCGCAACGTAACGTCAACGCCACCTATTTCAATACCAAGGTTGGTGCTGACAGGGTGTTCCAGGTGACCGAGTCCTACAACACCAAGGGCAAGAACAAGGGCGTCGAGTTGAGCTATCAGCAACCGGTGTTCGGTGATTTCGGCGTGCTGGCCAACTACACCTACGCCGACGGCAAGCTGAACGATGGCAGCGAATTGCTGAACGCGTCGAAAAACACCTATAACCTGACCGCTTTCTACGAAGCACACGGTTTTAGCGCGCGCCTGGCCTACAACTATCGCTCGGCCTACAAGGCCGGCGTGGACCGTGGCGCCAGCCAGCACGTCGACGACAGCAGCACGCTGGCAGGTTCGCTCAACTACAAGATCAACGAGCACTTCACGATCACGTTCGATGCGCTTAACCTGACCAACGAAACCATCAAGATGTACGCCGAAAACAAGGATCAGCCACGCGCGTTCTACAGCAATGGCCGTACCTTCTATCTGGGCCTGCGCGGCAAGCTGTAA